One genomic window of Erinaceus europaeus chromosome 7, mEriEur2.1, whole genome shotgun sequence includes the following:
- the LOC132539353 gene encoding fibrous sheath CABYR-binding protein-like, with amino-acid sequence MRFTALLFLAAVAGVMVCAEETAPAPAEAPAPDAPVQDTPAEQAPASEAPSQDTPAEQAPASEAPSQDTPAEQAPASEAPSQDTPAEQAPASEAPSQDTPAEQSPASDAPVQDSPAEQAPASEAPSQDTPAEQSPASEASSQDTPAEQAPASEAPSQDTPAEQAPASEAPSQDTPAEQAPASEASSQESAEETLEEKKNFIEKVGSIFKDNIEKLKDAKAKIEEHIKEKHEANKEKFKGSIIKDETAKLKDTNE; translated from the exons AAGAAACTGCCCCAGCTCCCGCAGAGGCTCCTGCCCCAGATGCTCCTGTCCAGGATACTCCTGCTGAACAGGCTCCTGCCTCAGAAGCTCCTTCCCAGGATACTCCTGCTGAACAGGCTCCTGCCTCAGAAGCTCCTTCCCAGGATACTCCTGCTGAACAGGCTCCTGCCTCAGAAGCTCCTTCCCAGGATACTCCTGCTGAACAGGCTCCTGCCTCAGAAGCTCCTTCCCAGGATACTCCTGCTGAACAGTCTCCTGCCTCAGATGCTCCTGTCCAGGATTCTCCTGCTGAACAGGCTCCTGCCTCAGAAGCTCCTTCCCAGGATACTCCTGCTGAACAGTCTCCTGCCTCAGAAGCTTCTTCCCAGGATACTCCTGCTGAACAGGCTCCTGCCTCAGAAGCTCCTTCCCAGGATACTCCTGCTGAACAGGCTCCTGCCTCAGAAGCTCCTTCCCAGGATACTCCTGCTGAACAGGCTCCTGCCTCAGAAGCTTCTTCCCAGGAGTCAGCCGAGGAaactttggaagaaaaaaaaaatttcatagaAAAAGTGG GATCCATTTTCAAGGACAACATAGAAAAACTAAAGGATGCAAAAGCCAAAATTGAGGaacatataaaagaaaaacatgaagctaataaagaaaaatttaaag GTTCCATTATCAAGGACGAGACAGCAAAGCTGAAGGATACAAATGAATAG